The region TAtagagaagggaggagaggtgggAGGATGATGAGAGGTAGAGGTGGAAGAATAAAAGATTACACCTTAGGAAGATCTTTAGTGCCTTGGGAGGACAAAATAGCACACCATCCTCCTGGCAACACAAAGACCACTGAATGTTACGCATTAGGATCCCTGAGGATGTTTCCTCTGACTCTCTCCACCTGAACTTTGGGAGCAGGGGGTCCCAGGGAACACTAGCTGCCCTCCCCAGTCCTTCCACTTGCTCCTACCTGCTGAGCTCGCAGCAGAGCGGTCCTCCTGTACATGTAATCCTCCGATTTGATCACGTACACCATCTTATAGGAGTTCAGTTTGAATTTACACTCCAGCTTGTCCAAGCTTTCCACGTTCTCCATGGACTTCTTActgtttccctccttcccttccttctcctgctgctcccgACCACGCTGACACTTACGGATCCGCCTCAGATTCCTGCAAACCAGAGAAACCCTCTTGGAATTAGCGCTCACCCTCTAGCACCACTAGGCTGGACATAGCTGGTGGATCCGTGCTGACCCCTCAAAAGCCTGGCAAACAGCTTGGAGCTCAAGTGCCCACTGCAGTCATTCAGGCTCAGACCCCTACAACAAGTCAGGCCCACTGGGTTTATCTGAAATTATGGTTATTGTGCCATCAACTGCTCATGAAAAGCCCTGACATGGCACCTGCTGTTTTCAGGTCAAGGGTTACTACAAGCCAAGGCAGGGCTGCCAAAAACCCAATCTGGCGAGTCATGAGCCCTCGCTGCCACCTGTGGACCATGCCACCTCACAGTCACCGGAGAGCAGGAGCCTGGGGTGGACCCACAGGTTTTTAGGACGAACAGCACCACAGTACCTCTACACCACGCTTCCAGGGCAATGGCTTCTATTGTAGCATTAAAACACAGGTAAGACTGACTGCCCAGCACTGCCACAGAGCGCAGCCTCTCTGCCCTCTACAGCCAGGTACAGCCCATCGGGTAGTGTTCATGGCACAGCCTGGCCACTCACCTTGGCAGGAAGACCGGTTTCTGGGCCAGGTGCTCCCGGAGCTCAGGGGAGGTAGAATCAGAGTTGACATACCGCTCCACGTAGTCTGACCAGCGCTAGAAGCAAGCACAGAGCACAGATCAGCCACCGCTTTCCCACCAAACAACATGGGGTGGTTAAGGAGGATAAGCTGGAAGTTATATGGATAAACATAAGTCACTTTTGAAGGCTCTATGCATCTTATCCCCAAAAAGGCAGGTACGATGTTTCTCTATAcacttctgtgtgttttctaatacaaaataaaccaagaagGATTTGCCTACTCATGTCACTGAAAGCTTTACAGTGTGTCCATCATGTTGCTTTATCTTGTGCTAACAGACTACTACAACAGTCAACTAGACACCCTTGTGCAGTACACCCGACCATCACAGTCAGCTCCCTGGGCAAGCTGCTCTTACCTCTGCTTCTACAGGGTCATCTGAGTTCTCCTCTTCTGTGTCCAGCAGTTCAATGGTTAACTGAACCTGACCTCTGCTCTGAATGAACATCAGCtataaagaaaaggcagaagggaCTTCAGTAAGAGGtttcaaatagaaaaaacaaCCTCCACTtctcactggggcagagggagaatGAAGCAAGTTGGCATagtttcaagagaaaaaactGCTTCCCACGTGCCTGATGGCAAAGGGAAAACACTGGCCAAACTGCACAATCTTTGAGGAATGGAAAAATTGTAAAGGTTTttgaaaatctttctttttgttgttctttttggaGTGGTGCAGGTCCTTCTTGAGCCCCCAAAATAAGTTCAAGGGCAAGGGAAGGGAGATTATACACACAGGCTTTCATCCAAAGTACTCTACTCGCTCAGAAACGGCCTGACCACTTCCTGCATCTTAGGTAAAGGAAGTATGGATTTCATTAGGACAACGTACCAGGTTTATTTAGCAATGTATGCAGTCAGCAATGATTTAATGCCCAGTCAGTATTAGCTGATCTCCCCACAACTGACAAGGCTGAGACACAAGAGAAATGGGAAAGCTTGAGCTAACAAATCAAAACTGGTGACAGCAAAGCAGTCAATATGATGCAACCCAAAGATGTTATGAAGCACGAGGGATATTCATTGCTGTtccacaaaatatatttctccttGAAACCTCGCTTCCAAGGGGCCCTTATAGAATCCTTAACCTATGTGCCAAAAGCTGGGGACATGCCAACGCCTCCCTTTCAACTTTCAGAGCTACAGAAAGTCCTCAGGGCTCTTGGGTGCCTAAACAAGgctcctttttaaaagaactggTGCTTCTCGCTCCTTAAAAAGGCATCCCCCTCACTGCTTGCTGCTTTTACATTGCGGTTCACAGCCCAGCTCTACCTTGAAACAGTTCTCCTCTGACATCAGCTGCTCAGCTTTGCGCTGGTACGCGACCTCCAGAAGAGTACGAGAAGACTGGGAAGCAAGAAGACCTCCTGTTGCTCCGTTGTTGTTTTCTGACAGATAGAGGTCTGTTACCTGCACGCAGATCTCATCACTCACTATGTGCTGGAGCTGCAAAAAGGAAGAACGTGGGGACGGCATTCATCAGGAGTCTGCTACATACCCAACAGCAccaaacagaaagaagcagatGTAACCATGAGTTTAAGCCCAACGGGGGTGGGGAAGGCTGAAAAAGCATGACTTTAAAGCCACATTTTTAGTAGCTTCTTGCACTTGCAGATGACCTCTGTGGCTAtctaaaaaacccacagtatctttaaaaaaaattagcaggTGGCAAGTACAGCTACTCAGACAAAACCTTAAGGCAGGGAACATCCTGATCAGCAGCAGGGGAGGAAGGGCTAGAGCACTGTGACACAGTATATCCCCTCCACAGCAAGGTGCTCCTGCTGTGTCTGAGGAGAGGGGTGGGAGATTTAGTACCAAATCCTTATTTTGTAcaagtttaaaaatcaaaagtcACTCGACTGTCTTTTGAATTCAGTTGATCTCTCAACTGAAGTACAAggcttctgaaaagcagctctgcccttctgaaaaaggaaaggcCTTTCAAGCCATTCCACTTCCAGCCCCTTCTGTctgtttttgttctttacactaCAAATAGGCACATGAAGACTTTTTCCCCAGTCACACATTCTTCCTACCAGCCCAATAAAAGGACTAGAGTTTAACAGCCAAAATCAGCTACTCAAAGAGCCAGGTAAAAGAGCCAAAGCTCTTTAGAAAAGGCACGTGCTGCTCCTACAACACTGGTGAAAAggaatgaaattatttatatgCCATGTAATTCTTTTTCCAAAGTTAAAGCAAGATTATCTCTGGAGACACTTTGAAGTTGAAGACACATATCCTAAAacttctggaaaacaaagggAGAACTTCAAACACAAAGAGAGGATATTCTCAATAATTAAATATATCAGAAATTACCTTTTATCGAGCCTCTTTACATCAGTGTTAGAGCTGGGTTAAAAACACCCAGAATTTACCCCTGAAATTCCCCATTTAGGCATACAACACTCCCCCTCCAATGTGGGCCCAGGCTCTCACTGCAGCAAACAACTTAGCTACTTTCTCTACCCTGGACCATGCGTCCTCCAGCCTTTGCTGGCAGTCACCTGTCGAACAATGCTCTGGATCAGCTTGTCCATGGTAAAGGCAATGTAGGCGTGAATGGTGAACATTTCGCGCAAGGAGTCCTCGTACTGTGACGAGTCCATGTTCCCATCCAGGAGATTGCGCACCatgtccaggaaggctgggtaATAATCCTCGACATCGATGTCCACTGCAACAAGAGAGAATGGGAGAGATGAACACACCACCCCCAGGAAGGGCTGCTTTGAGTTTTGGTCCTCAGACTATCCAGTCAAGCTGAAGAGTTTCTGGAATAGACTTAAGTTGGTCTTTTATAGACATTTAAGAGTCCTTTAAGGCCATGGATACTTTCATAATCTCTTGCTTTCTAGCTCTAGCTTCCTCCAAGAggtctttatttctgaaagacttttaaaaattattttagttagGGAACTCAAGGATACTTTAGATACACTAGTGTGAAATGAAAGGTCTTACGAAATAACGGCTACATATTACCATTTTGCTATTCGAGTCCCACGTACCCCACACCTCCTCATCTCCTCCCTCAATTCAGTGCTGCTCAGTGATAACGAAAGAGAGATCTTCCCGTTTTAAAGGGTCACCACTGTTACATGGCTGAAGACACCAAGTAAGCCCTGTCAACACGCTACGAGCGGAAGCACCTTTCTTCCCCAGTCCATCCCCAGAAGTCACTCACTAGGCTCCTTCAGTCGCAGCTGGATTGCAGGACTGTCGCTCTTGTCTCGCTTTATGCCCAGCACTTCCCTCTCCCACTCCCTTTCCCGTGTCTCCTCTTCAATCTGCCGCTCGGCCTGGGTGCAGATCCTCAGCAGCCGCAAGCACAGGATCTGATGCAGCCGCATGAATATGTACCAGTTGCTATTCACATAGAACAGATTGTAGACCTCATCCATGCCCCGCAGCTTCTGGGCTGTTGTGTTGTTGAACATCAGCTTGTTTTTGGGAGGACTGCCCCCAACACCGTTATGCTTTTTTGCAGCCCCAGTAGCCTCATCCACAtccatttcctcttcttcctcctcttccacatCCGAGAGTTCACCTCGCTGAGCAAAGAGCAGGTCTGGAATGAAGTGATACATGATCTGCTTGATTTTGTACTTGTCCTCCTTCTGGATTCCTGTCTGCCGCTTCACATGGTGGATGATGAGAGAGGCAGCGTCTTCGAGGATCTGTTTGTCTTCATAGGCTAGTGATAGGTGTGGGCCTGTGGGGACTCCAGCATTGTCTTCTGAAGCCTGCTCTTGCCTCTACAAATGAGAGAGACAGCACAAAAATTAGTCCCAAACACCTCTCTCCACCTAAGAGCCTTTCTAAAAGCTCTGCCAGTGGTGCAGACCTCCTCTCTCATTGAGCAGTGAGGAACAGGAACTGAAACTGCACTTGTATACTACATAAGCATGAGGGAAGGAAACTATCGGTGACCATCTTACCTCATCATAGATGCTTTCAATCTCGTTGAGGAGACTCTTTGACCTCAGGACCTTGGTATCGTTCTGCTTGAAGTTGATGCCCTGGTGGTCCAAGGATTTCAGGTAATATTTCTCATTCTGCTCTCGCCAGACTTTATTAAAACCTCTCTGGGCTTCTCGCCACTCTTCCTCTTTCATCTTTAACCTTGGATCAAGGAAACAAGGGTGAGCTAAGAGACATAAAGGTCCCACTCTGAGCACGTAAGTAAAACCTAGGCCCATGGTTTGTGGCCAGTGCTGAGGAGAGCTGACCTCCTTATGAAATAGGCATAAATGAAAGCCTTCCCACAAAACAGAGCTTTACAGGAGAGGCGCCCTGCACACGCTCTTCTGAATAAACTCCTCTGGACTTCTCTCATGTCTAAGTAACACAGCTCAGGAACAAAGTAGCTTGAAGGCCTGGGCTTCCTCCCATGGCATGCGAGGATAGCTAGAGGGTTTAGTGTCCCTTTCACCCCATTATCcacaggagggagaggggctgaATGGACAGGAGAGCAAAAAGAGCTGGCCTGGCACTCTCAGAAATCCCCAGAAAGTTGCGTAGCTCCAGCTGCTGAAAAGGAGTAGCTTAGTCTGGATGATTAACGAAGTTATGGCCTAGCAGCAACCTCAGCTTCCTGGAAATGGACTCCTGAACCTCAACACAGTGTCTCAAGCACAGCACCTAGTGCAGCTCAAGAGCTGGCTCACAGGAAGAGTGTCCTTGCAGCAGGGTAGGGGAAGCTGTGACCTTGCAGGTATCCTGGATATGGCTGTTACACCCAGCTCTTGCAGCCCTGAGACACAAGAGTGACAGTCCCACAGAGATGGGAAGTGTCTGGGGAAGACTATCTCCTCAAGCTTCCCCACGGAGCTGCAGCATCCGCTCCCTTTTCTTGACtgaggaaggggaggctgaCAACAGAATCCAGATTGGGAATCTGAGGGTAACAGAGCCACCACAGTCTAAGCCCACGGTCATGTACAGCTGCGGGATTTGGAAAGGGATCAAATTTAGCCCTGGATCAATCCACACAACACAGTTTCCTCATCTTACACAACACTGACACTGGGGAAGAAATAAGGTTtaagaaaagacagcaaaagctCTACATCCCTCCAGCTGAGCTAGTGAGCTTTTTGTTACAGAAAGCTAATATCCTTTTTTTAGGTGATTATTATGAAATACAGCAACTGACCAGAACATAAAATGCACTTCTTAAATTATAGCCCTGTGGAGGTCACACCCTTTAGGGGCAGAAACTGgctacttttaaataaatctggATCATGTATGGTGTGTTATCCTTTGGCAGATCCCCCAGGGCAGGGTGCTGGAGCAGTCAGTACCTTTTCAGTACAATGGGAACAGCCACGGATGGGTTCTTCCGAAGTCCATCAATGATGTCGGCTGCTTTGTCAGCATATATCCTCTGGAGAGCCTTGCGGTGGATCACCTCTGAAGTGCCACCCAGAGTGTTGTCCAGCCGGAATTTGGCCTGCTCCTCGGCAGACAAGCGCGAGAGTTTCTTTTGGATTGCCTCAAGGACGCGGATCGTTGCCAGGTTGGTCTCCAAGACAACATCCAGCTGAAGCGAACAGTGCATTAGCCATCGTTGAATAGATAAAACATGATACTTCACAGAGGCTAACATTTAAGTGACATGAAACAAGAAGCTGTGCACGTTTAACAAGATGTTCTCAAGCAGTGGTTTCCATGTTCGGCTGCTCTAAAATAATCCAATTATATTTTATCTGCTACCTAGCTAATACTGCATAAGAATTTAAAGGCTACCAGAACGATACTGTTAGGATATTACACTTTCCACCTGGGAATAGAACACAATTGACAGTTACTCTACAAAAGGATGCGCTGAATCTGAGTGTATTCAGGTAATTGTCAAGCTAACTTCCATTTCAAGTCAAGATGTCAATCATTTAACATCCTGAATATATCGCTTTTCAGATTATTACAGAGGAATGCGTGTTCTTGTGCACTACGTGGGCagtaagaacagaaaagatGCATTGATTATATGCTGGCCATTGAACAATTTCATCTGGAACAGTGTGAATGAAGAGCTCTGCACAAGAAGTGAGGGGCAGGGGTCGTAGCTTGGAGCAAGAAGTGGTTATGCAGCCTCTGCTTCTTGTGTAAAGAGAACACAAGcttttaggcaaaaaaaaaccagtgacAGACAGACAATAAAAACAGATTCTAAGCAGTAGTATTAAAGGTATAATTATATCAGGATCATTAACTGTTCACAGAACCCCAAGCTTTCCAAGACATGAatcaaggaaaaacaatttacCTCAAAACGCTCATCCTCACACCTGTAGATGTGCTCTTCATATTGCGTCTTCTTGGAGCTCACGAATGTGGAGTCTTCGGACCAGGATGGGAAGGAGACCCAGGTGTCATTCAAAACCTTTGAGGGAGACAGGGGAAGACGAGAGTCATGGTCAGCCTTTGACAGGGTCTTGTTCATCTGGCTGAACCCAGTTTTCTGATGGAAAGATATCATTCCCCAGTTGCAAAAATTGTGTGGCCCTTCCAACGCCCAGCATTCAGGGGGCAACATCAAACAGCCAGAACCGAAACCTCCAGGCAGTCTGAAAAATTCATTAGCTAgagctgtgagaaaaaaaaacttgcaagggaatagaaaacagaaggtgaaaggagcttttccattattttcgATTAGTCAACTGCAACAAGCTGGTTCATCGTGTGTGATTCACCATCGACAACACTGGGTGGTCATCACGTCAGACATAACTGTTAAGACAGTATGTGGTTTCTACCTCCAAGTAAGGCTAATTGGGAATATAAATCCATAGCCCAGCAACACCCTTCCTGACAAAGCAGGTGATCACCTGCAGCTTTCACCATCTccaaaacaggaacagaaaattcagaaaaacgTCAAAAGAGGCCAAAGGCAGAGAAACAAGGATTTGGGCAGGCAGTCTTGAAGGTCAGGCCCAGTTTTCATAAACCTGAAGCCTGAATAACTGAGTCATTAGATTCTCACAGGAAGCAAAGTTCGTAACCGCATCACACAAGACACTTTTGAAAAACATGTCAggatttagattaaaaaaaacaaacacaacaacaaaacccaccaaaaaaaccccaaacttacAGTTGTCTCTTGCCCAGGTTGTTTTTACTGCCTTGCTGCTACCACAGCCAAACACCTATCGCCACTGCTAACTGTGTGACTTGGTCACCCACATTCGTCCTCCTCATCTCTCAAGGAGCATAAGGACACAGAAAACTGCTGTTTGGGAACATCACATCTCCTCACTATTTATTGTGGGTGCCACTGCTGAATGCAGTCACCCAGAGAAGGGATTTCTGGGGTTCTCCCCTCCTCCAGTGAACGCTCTTAACTGGCATGTTTATTAAGTGGCCTTCAGCAAGTCCTGCTCACTCACCTCCAAAACATTACCTTCAACACTAGTGAAGGAACAGGATCAGCTAGTACCATTCCCACTTTAATGTGTAGTGATGTCCTTTTGATCAAAGGACTCAATGAGTACATCTGATCCTGCAGGACTTTGGTGGGAGACCAGCTTTGACTCTTGACCAAGAAGACTGGTTCCCTGTAGGGAGCCAATTTCCTGAAGCAATTTTCTGAAGACAAGTGATCCTCTTAGAATTACAagtagaaagaaagaagcatgtgaGGGATATGTAGGAGAATCTATCtacagaaaatgtgattttcttttaaggctGGACTAGAGACAACTCTGAACGCAGACTAAGTGGGAATTTGGGTAAAAAGGTAGCAATAATCCTGAATTACATACTGCCTTGTAAAATATCTCAGAGATCATATTAAGACTGTGCAGAAAACTAGCTCTGCCATTTCCTACTCAGAGTTTTTAAGTTTGTAATATTCATGTTATTTTCATGTGTTGTACTATGTAAAGCACCACACATAAATAAAATCCAGGGGCATTAGTTAAGTAGTTAAACATCACAACTAtctggtggtttgttttttttttcccagctgctccccaaTGCTTCGTGCAACCCTTTCACAAGTATGACTGGAGAAGAGCTGATGCCAACCATCAAAGCCACATGGGTAACACATTTCCAAGCCAGCTTCCAGCATAACCTATTCCTAGACTGACTCCTCGCCCTGTGCAATAGCTCCTGGACATGATGGAACTGGAGATGTTTGTAGCAGTACCAAGCGCTCAATCACCACTAGGAAGACCTCAGGGTGTGCTCACCTTGGGCTCCGACATGTACCGTGATGATTCCGAGCCAGGATGGTATGTCTGCACATGCCTGGGTGCAGGAGCCACATGGCTCAGTGCTGGATCAGTGCTTACCAGATCCACCAcaacaggcagctgcctggctccagctccatgcccagctccagctctggggagcaagcagcagcacaacTCTGCTCTACAGGAGCAGACGTGCCCTGACATTCCCAGAAAACTTTTCAGCATAGCGCAGGGATACAAAATAAATTCCCCATCCTGTTCTGTTCCACTCATCCTTGCTCCACCCCTCCAAGAAGGCTGGGAATAGTCTCCCCTGTCACACAACTCCTATCCAAGAGTATCTTACCTCTTTACACAGCGGAGTCCGCCCCGTGCACTTGGGTTGCTGGTAGCTCTTGGGTAAGGCTCGGTAGCTGGAGCCCAGTCTTTTACAGGAGGCATAGTCTATCTCCATGGCAATCCCCTCCGTAGCCCGTTCCTTTGGATATGTCTCCATGTGGACAGACTCTTTATACCCCAGAAAGTTTTTAAACCAAGTGAATAATTCTGGGaatttcctaaaaataaaattaatgaagtgAAAAACTAGCTGAGTAGAAATCAAACACCAGTGCACTGTGATGCTGAGGCTAGAGCTGATTACTACAGACAGTGTCCAAGATGACCCCTCTGAATGATCAGTCTGCGAGAGAGGACCCTCTGTGCTCAACCCCACTTACACAGAGCTTGATCAAATGGGAAGCAAGTACCTGTTTGTTGATCAGGTGGTGGATTGCTTTCTCTGTGCAACTAAGGTGCTTTAGTATTATCCCTCCATATTGCCAAGGATACACAGACAAGCACTGATACTCCCCATACCTCATGGGTACAGCCCCCACGAGACAAGTAAGGAACAACAGCCAAAGCTTTCACTGCAGGGGCAGCACCCATTGCAGGGTCACATTGAGGTCTCCCAAACTACTCTGGTACTGAACTCAGGCCAGATCCCTAGCTGTTTGCCAGTGTTGTTAACCTCAAAACAGACTTTTCCCTTCCAAAAACTGAAAAGCGATTCTGCAACTACATGGCAAAAGGTTTCAGTGTGAGCAATCGCTTCAACAAGTGCTGCCTCCCCAGACTACATAGACCAGCACAAATTGTGAAGAAGCCTTTGTCTGTGAGGCCCAAGTTCGCCTGCTTGTACAGAAaagttttctgaagaatttatCAGTCTAAAATAGTGCATCTGTACAACTCCTCTTACCTCATGCAAAGCTCCAGCAATATGAGTTGAACCTGTTACTGAGGCTAATTGAATCACTGctcatttattgctttttcattaCATGACAGAAGATAATGTCCAACTCCAGAATAAGAGAACTGTATTATATGTTTCCCAATACAGATATTCACCCATATAGCTAGGTCCACAGCTGGTAGATGAGAGAAATCCAGAATTTTTCGTTGAATACGTCACTGTCCCTAGCTAAAGGTAGCATCCTGCTGATGCCTGACTAATTCCAGTGGAGCTACAGGAGGAGTGGAAGCTCCTTGGGGCAATTGCTTTGCACAGTAGCTAGTGCAATGGGGTCCTGAACTCAATTTACATCGCTATTGCCTTTGCCCTTGGAACCAGGAACTCAATTCGCAGGAGGAAGGAACATTAATCTTGCTGCCCAAAGTTGATGGGAGCATATTGGTTGGTTTTAGCTGATTAATACAGAGTTGTTCTGTACACTAGTGGCAATTATGGGAGTCATAATTTCTATTTAAACTATAGTACTCCTATCATTTTTAGCTACAGGACAGAAttcagctgctgtttgcttttttgagaTTTTTAGTGAGTTTGTACCAGCACTCTTTTTTAGTGGACACTTCCTATGTAATTAGACAGCCAACCTTTTGAGTGAAACAATCCATGATACCAGAGCAAGAGACTGCAATAACATGCTGCTTAGTAATTCtgtttgctcttctgaaaaagaaagaaacacagcaaGCAGTACCAGCACTGCTCTTGaatgctgcctgcctgccaagACATAACTAGGAATCCCTCTCTACCTCCCTCGGATAAGGAATagaaaaggcagtgcagaagaCCACAAAGTtggaaggaaaactgaagcagGGCACTTATTGTCCTGCTGCAATAAAGGAATAGTCTAAAAGCCTGAAGGACATGGCACCCACACAGCATTAGCCACTGAAGGGCTTCCAGGAACCACCAGTATCTTCCTGCCCATACAGGAGCACATGGCACCTTATCACGTACATTCATGATACtcaggctgggctggagggaaTAGGAGATCAGAGAATGCCCTGCCACAGAAGCAACCCATGCAATCATTTAGTGGACAGACAATTAATCAGTTGCAGGCTATCCAGAAAAAGTCGAGCCAGCCAACAGAGAAGGAAGCGGGCAGTGCTGGGCCTCCACCTCAGGTGTACCTTGTGGCCCAAGAAACCACTGCCCAGCTCTCAGAGCAGCGTTCCTCCACTTCCATGCCACGCAACCACACAAGATACATTCCCCTGAACAGCCACAAAAGTTAGTGTTTCTTTCCTGGCTTTGCCACAGAAACAGACCAAGTGATTAAACTTCTCATATCATGTAAGGAAACAAGCTCCACTTACCCCAGGAATGGAGAAACGAGCTGCACAAGCTCTGCCCGGGAGATCACCTCCTGGTTGAAAATAACCAAGCAGCGAAGGAAGTTTTCGTATGCTTCTGTGCTACGCAGAGCTTTGCGGACCTtatggagagaagaaaagaggaaatcaGCTGCTGTCAGGGTGAGATCAAGCTGTGTATGCTATCATTGTCCAGGAGACCTGGATTCAACACTGTGCTTCCCATCAACGCACAGAGATTACACATGGAATGAGAATGCAAATCTTTAAGCGAGTTGAACAGAGGGTAACTTGCCCCATACACAGGGCCAGACAAACAGATACCAATGTGAGCCTCCTCCGTGCTTGGTATGACCTGCAACAGCAGTGCCCCATGCATTACTTTGAAGAAAGCAGTTGTAAGTGAAGAATGAATTCACAGAAATCCCTCAAAGAACCCCTTAACAACTAGATTACAATATGCTAGAATTGTGGACACCAGTCGTAACTGCAGCACCACAAACCCACCCAGGCTGCCTTTAAAACGCCAAAGAATATTGcgagcagggagcaggggcaAGAGACCTGTGCCCTGGGTAATACCACTCCAGCCTCTGCCTGCGTTACGGCTTGGACTGTCACAGATAAGCCAGTTTCTGTAACCCTTATCTTCACAGTACGAGGAAACCGAACAATTCATCCCAACACCATTACCTTTCCCACGAGAACAGTTAGCATCTATGCATCAGACTGAGATCTATCATCATCAAGATACTTGTCATTACGGTTACAGTTCTACAGCAGGGACTTCTAGGTTTACTCATGTTAACACCTACACATCTTCTGAGCAATAGAGTGGTTCCCAGTAACCATTAGCTGGTCTACAGCATGCTGCAAAATGCACCACATCATCAGGGAGCAACCAAGACTTTAATTGACACATGAATATTACTTAAAAGGCTCATTTACGTTCACTGTATACTCCCCTCTGAGCCATAAGGAAATGTATGGACAACCTTAGGGAACACACCAAGGTACCACTTGGAAACATCCCACATATCCTTCATTTGTTCTGTGTGGTAAACCAGCAACAGGTAACAACTGTGCAATTAATTAGATTCAtctctcagggaaaaaaaaacccaatgctGACATGAATCAGCTGATTTGTAAACTGAGCCCCcacactgcaggcagctggtTGCAGATGGGTATATCAAGCTGGGCCAACACAGAAAGACACAAATACACATGTTAATAAAGATCACcggccttttaaaaaaaattcaaaggagCTGACTTAGGGGTCACACTGACAAATGTTATCAGGgtggtgggtgtgtgtgtgtgtatttatttatatatcaCATACTTCATTGTGATAACAATCTGGATGTATACATGCTAAGAACATAAATCAATGACCCAAGATGGCTTTCTCCGCTTCTTGCTTCTCACCTTCTCAAAGAAGAGAGATTCTGTCCCCACACCATGTTTGCTGGCTTCTGCCAAAGACTGGTCTTTTAAACCTAGCAGCTTCGGTTTCTTCTGTtaa is a window of Phalacrocorax aristotelis chromosome 7, bGulAri2.1, whole genome shotgun sequence DNA encoding:
- the SIN3A gene encoding paired amphipathic helix protein Sin3a — protein: MKRRLDEQESPVYASQQRRITSSTEAFQHQHRVLAPAPPVYEAVSETMQSATGIQYSVTPSYQVSAVPQSSGSHGPAIAAVHSGHHHTAPVQPHGSQVVQSHTHPTPPAVPVQGQQQFQRLKVEDALSYLDQVKLQFGSQPQVYNDFLDIMKEFKSQSIDTPGVISRVSQLFKGHPDLIMGFNTFLPPGYKIEVQTNDMVNVTTPGQVHQIPTHGLQPQPQPQPQHQSQPSAQSTPTPAQPAPQPPPAKISKPSQLQAHTPASQQTPPIPPYASPRSPPVQPHTPVTISLGTTPSLQNNQPVEFNHAINYVNKIKNRFQGQPDIYKAFLEILHTYQKEQRNAKEAGGNYTPALTEQEVYAQVARLFKNQEDLLSEFGQFLPDANSSVLLSKTTAEKVESVRNDHGGTVKKPQLNNKQQRPSQNGCQIRRHSGTGATPPVKKKPKLLGLKDQSLAEASKHGVGTESLFFEKVRKALRSTEAYENFLRCLVIFNQEVISRAELVQLVSPFLGKFPELFTWFKNFLGYKESVHMETYPKERATEGIAMEIDYASCKRLGSSYRALPKSYQQPKCTGRTPLCKEVLNDTWVSFPSWSEDSTFVSSKKTQYEEHIYRCEDERFELDVVLETNLATIRVLEAIQKKLSRLSAEEQAKFRLDNTLGGTSEVIHRKALQRIYADKAADIIDGLRKNPSVAVPIVLKRLKMKEEEWREAQRGFNKVWREQNEKYYLKSLDHQGINFKQNDTKVLRSKSLLNEIESIYDERQEQASEDNAGVPTGPHLSLAYEDKQILEDAASLIIHHVKRQTGIQKEDKYKIKQIMYHFIPDLLFAQRGELSDVEEEEEEEMDVDEATGAAKKHNGVGGSPPKNKLMFNNTTAQKLRGMDEVYNLFYVNSNWYIFMRLHQILCLRLLRICTQAERQIEEETREREWEREVLGIKRDKSDSPAIQLRLKEPMDIDVEDYYPAFLDMVRNLLDGNMDSSQYEDSLREMFTIHAYIAFTMDKLIQSIVRQLQHIVSDEICVQVTDLYLSENNNGATGGLLASQSSRTLLEVAYQRKAEQLMSEENCFKLMFIQSRGQVQLTIELLDTEEENSDDPVEAERWSDYVERYVNSDSTSPELREHLAQKPVFLPRNLRRIRKCQRGREQQEKEGKEGNSKKSMENVESLDKLECKFKLNSYKMVYVIKSEDYMYRRTALLRAQQSHERVSKRLHQRFQAWVDKWTKEHVSREMAAETNKWLMGEGLEGLVPCTTTCDTETLHFVSINKYRVKYGTIFKTP